GGCAGCGAGCGGCAGTCGTCGTCGGGGCTGCTGGTCGCCACGGGCACCGGCGCGACCGGCTGGTGGGCGTCGCTCGCGCACGACCGCGGCGGCCGGACGGCGCCCGGACGCACCGACGACCGCCTCGGCTGGTTCGTGCGCGAGGCGTGGCCGTCGCCCGGCACCGGGGCGCGCCTCACCGAGGGCGTGGTGGATCCCGGCGACGCCGTGGAGCTCACGGTCGCGTCGGACCGCCTGGTCGTGTTCGGGGACGGCATGGAGGACGACCGGCTGGTCGCCTCGTGGGGTCAGCGCGTCACCGTGCGGTGCGGCGACGACCGGCTGCGTCTCGTGCGTCCCTGACGGCCGTCGGTCAGTCCTCCTCCGTCGCCGCCAGCCCGAGGACGTCGAGCGTCCACGCGTGCTCGAACGCGATCTCCTCCCAGCGGGCGTACCGCCCCGAGACGCCGCCGTGGCCGGCCGACATCTCGATCTTCAGCAGCGCCGGCGCCCCCGCGGCACGCAGGCGCGCCACCCACTTCGCGGGCTCCACGTAGAGCACGCGCGTGTCGTGCAACGACGTCACCGCGAGGATCCGCGGGTAGTGGGACGCGTCGTCGGGGACGTTCTCGTACGGGCTGTACGAGCGCATGTACGCGTACACCTCGGGGTCGGCCAGCGGGTTGCCCCACTCCTCCCACTCGACGACCGTCAGCGGCAGCGACGGGTCCAGGATCGACGTCAGCGCGTCGACGAACGGCACGCCCGCCAGGACCCCGGCGAACATCTCGGGCGCCAGGTTCGTGACCGCGCCCATGAGCAGGCCGCCCGCGCTGCCGCCGTCGGCGACCATCCGGTCCGGCGCCGTCCAGCCCGCCTCCACGAGGTGACGCGCGCAGGCCACGAAGTCCGTGAACGTGTTCATCTTGCGGTCGGTGCGGCCCTCCTCGTACCAGGCGCGCCCCATCTCGCCGCCGCCGCGCACGTGCGCCACCGCGAACACCACGCCCCGGTCCAGCAGCGACAGCCGCGGCACCGAGAAGTACGGGTCCATGCTGATCTCGTACGCGCCGTACCCGTACAGCAGCAGCGGCGCCGGGTCCGCGCCCGTGCCCGCCGCGTCGAGCGTCACCGCGTCACGCCGCCACACCAGCGAGATCGGGATCCGCGTGCCGTCCTCGGCGGTCGCCCACTCGCGGCGCTGCACGTAGTCGGCGGGGTCGTAGCCGCCGAGCACCGGCTGCCGGCGGCGCACCACACGCTCCCCCGTCGCCAGGTCGACGTCGAACACGGTCGGCGGCGTGACGAACGACGTGCCCGTCACCCGCAGCAGCGGCGCGTCGGGCTCCGGGTTCGCGCCGATCGCCGCCGAGTACAGCGGCTCGTCGAACTCCAGCTCGCGGGGCACCCACGGCCCGTCCGGGGCGGCGTCGTCGAGCGCGACCACGGCGACACGCGGCGTCGCGCCCCGGCGCAGCCCGAGGACGACGTGCCCCGCGAACGCGTCCACGCTCTCCAGGCGCACCTGCGGGTCGTGCGGCACCACGACGCGCGCGTCCGCCGGGTCCGCGGGACCCGCGCCCGGCGCCGGCACGTCCAGGGCGACCAGCTCGAAGTTGCGGGCGTCGTCGTCGTGCAGCGCGAGCAGCACGTCCCGTCCGCCCAGGCGCGCGTGCTCCACCGTGTACTCGACGCCCTCGCGGCGCGTCCACACCGGGCGGAAGTCGCCCGTCGGGTCGTCGGCCTCCAGCAGCCACGACTCGCTCGTGTTCTTCGAGCCCAGCTCGATCTGCAGGAACCTCTGCGAGCGCGACAGCCCCACCCCGACCCAGAACCGCTCGTCCGGCTCCTCCAGGACCACCACGTCGTCGGTGGTCGGCGTGCCGATCTCGTGCCGCCAGATCCGGTACGGCCGCCACGCGTCGTCGACCGTCGGGTAGAACACGTACCGCCCGTCCGGCGTCACGACGGCGCCCGGGAACGTGCCCGGCACCTCGTCGGGCAGGTTCGTGCCCGCCTCCAGGTCGCGCACCCGCAGCGTGTAGCGCTCGTCGCCCGTGGTGTCGACGGCGTGCACCAGCAGGCGCCCGTCGCCCGACACCGAGAACGAGCCCAGGGAGAAGAACTCGTGCCCGGCGGCCTCCGCGTTCTCGTCGAGCACCACCTGCTCGCCCGCCGGCGGCTCCCCCGGCTCCAGCGCCGGCGGCGTCCAGTCGGCCGGGTCCGTCACCGGGACGCGCGCGTGCAGGGGGTACTGGCTGCCCTCCAGCGTGCGCGAGTAGTACCAGTACCCGCCCTGCCGCGTCGGGACCGACAGGTCCGTCTCCAGCGTGCGGTCCTTGATCTCCGTGAATACCGCCCGGCGCAGCGGCGCCAGGTGCGCCACCTGCGCCCGCGTCCACGCGTTCTCCGCCTCCAGGTGCGCCACGACCTCCGGGTCGTCCTTCGCGCGCAGCCACTCGTAGTGGTCGACGAACGTGTGGCCGTGGTGCGTGCGCTCGTGGGGCCGGCGGTCCGCCGACGGCGGCTCGACGGGCGTGGGCTCGTCGGTGGCCGGGGCGACGAGGGTCGGGTCGTCCGGGCGGGGCGTCGGGAGGGAGGTCGGGACGGTGGATCCGGGCTCGGGCAGTGCGGCGTCGCTCACCCGGCCAGGGTACGGCGCACCCTCCGGCCGGTCCCCTTGGTCACGGCTCTGCAACGGTTTGCCCGCCACGGCACGCGAAATCGGAGCGTCTGCCCAGGAATCCACCGGAATTCGACGTCCGTGACGCCTCCCTGTGACGTGCCGGTGTCATCCAGGTCACACCACCTGGATACACTTCCCGGCACGTCGGCCCGTCGAGGTGTCAACAGGCCGTTCAGCATGCCTGAATCGTCACGGCGAGCCGACGTCGTCCCGGTGCACCCAGGGCGCCTGACCATGAACCGACGGAGGACCACGTCCGATGACAGCGGACCGACCCACCACCGCGAGCCGGCTGCGCCACCTCCTGGCCGCCGCGACCCTCGCGCTCCTACCGGCCCTGCTCGCCGCACCACCCGCGACGGCGAGCACCGAGGCCGGGTGCGAACCCGACGACACCACCGCCTGCGTCACCGTCATGGTGCTGACGGAGGACAACGACCGGGTCGGCGACGTGGCCGTCACGGTCGCCGGCGGTGACTTCAGCGCCGACCTCACGACCAGCGACGAACCCGTCGCCGTGGCCGTGCCCGAGGTCGGCCGCTACACCGTCACCCTCGACCCCGCCACCCTCCCCGCCGGGCAGCCCCTCCCCGAGGGCGCGCCCGCCGAGGTCGAGGTCACCGCGCAGACCGGCGGCAACGCCCGCGCGGTGTTCCGCGTCGGGGCCGGGGCCGCCGTCGAGGAGAGCCCCAGCGAGGCCGCCACCACCGCCGGCAGCACCGACAGCACCGACACCGGTGCGCAGGAGGCCGGTGGCGAGGGCGTCGGCGCAGCCCCCGAGGGCGACGCGTCCGAGCGCGCCTTCTCCTTCGCGCAGGTGTGGCAGCAGATCGGCTCCGGCCTCCGGTTCGGGCTCCTGCTGGCGCTCGCCTCCATCGGCCTCAACCTCATCTTCGGCACCACCGGGCTGTCGAACTTCGCCCACGGCGAGCAGTTCGCCCTCGGCGCCGCCGTCGGCTTCATCACGATCAACCAGATGGGCATGCCGATCTGGCTCGGCGCGATCGTCACCATCGCCGCCTGCTCGCTCACCGGGCTCGCCCAGGACGCCGGCATCTGGCGCCCCCTGCGCCGCCGCGGCGTCCCCGTCATGCAGCTCATGATCGTGTCCATCGGACTGTCGATCACCCTGCAGTACGTCATCCAGATGATGATCGGCGGCGGGTCCGAGCGGATCCTGTCCAGCAACCCCCGGCCGCTCACCCTCCTCGGGATCACCCTCAGCACCGCGTCGTGGGTGTCCATGGCCGTCGCGCTCGTCTGCATCGTCGGCATCGCGTGGTTCCTCACCCGGACCCGCATCGGCCGGGCCACCCGCGCCGTGTCCGACAACCCGGCGCTCGCGTCCGCCACCGGCATCGACCCCGACAAGATCGTCCGCATCGTGTGGGTCATGGCGACCGGTTTCGCGGCCCTCGCCGGCCTCATGTGGGGCATCTCGTTCGGGTCGTTCAACTGGCAGCTCGGCGTGCAGCTCCTGCTGCTCATGTTCGCGGCCGTCACCCTCGGCGGTCTCGGCACCGCGTTCGGGGCCCTCGTCGGCTCGATCCTCATCGGGCTCGTCGTCGAGCTCTCCAACCTCGTGATCCCCAGCGACCTGCGCTACGCGTCCGCGCTGGTGATCCTCATCCTCGTGCTCCTGTTCAGGCCGCAGGGCATCCTCGGCCGCCGCGAGCGGATCGGCTGAAGGGAGACACATCATGGAAGAGTTCCTCCGCATCCTCACCCAGTCCGTCGGCGAGCTGCTCGCCCCCGCGACCGCCGCCTACGCTCTCGCCGCGATCGGCCTCAACCTGCACTTCGGGTACACGGGCCTGCTCAACATGGGCCAGGCGGGCTTCATGCTGCTCGGCGCCTACGGGTTCGGCATCACCGTCATCGCGGGCGGGCCGTTCTGGCTCGGCCTGCTCGTCGCGATCGCCGCCGGCGTGCTGTTCGGCCTCCTGCTCGGACTGCCCACGCTGCAGCTGCGCGGCGACTACCTCGCGATCGTCACGATCTCCGCCGCGGAGATCATTCGCTGGTTCGGCCGCTCCACCATCTGGCAGGAGTGGACCGGCGGCGCCTCCGGGCTCCAGGGACGTGACTACAAGGAC
This Isoptericola jiangsuensis DNA region includes the following protein-coding sequences:
- a CDS encoding S9 family peptidase, translating into MPEPGSTVPTSLPTPRPDDPTLVAPATDEPTPVEPPSADRRPHERTHHGHTFVDHYEWLRAKDDPEVVAHLEAENAWTRAQVAHLAPLRRAVFTEIKDRTLETDLSVPTRQGGYWYYSRTLEGSQYPLHARVPVTDPADWTPPALEPGEPPAGEQVVLDENAEAAGHEFFSLGSFSVSGDGRLLVHAVDTTGDERYTLRVRDLEAGTNLPDEVPGTFPGAVVTPDGRYVFYPTVDDAWRPYRIWRHEIGTPTTDDVVVLEEPDERFWVGVGLSRSQRFLQIELGSKNTSESWLLEADDPTGDFRPVWTRREGVEYTVEHARLGGRDVLLALHDDDARNFELVALDVPAPGAGPADPADARVVVPHDPQVRLESVDAFAGHVVLGLRRGATPRVAVVALDDAAPDGPWVPRELEFDEPLYSAAIGANPEPDAPLLRVTGTSFVTPPTVFDVDLATGERVVRRRQPVLGGYDPADYVQRREWATAEDGTRIPISLVWRRDAVTLDAAGTGADPAPLLLYGYGAYEISMDPYFSVPRLSLLDRGVVFAVAHVRGGGEMGRAWYEEGRTDRKMNTFTDFVACARHLVEAGWTAPDRMVADGGSAGGLLMGAVTNLAPEMFAGVLAGVPFVDALTSILDPSLPLTVVEWEEWGNPLADPEVYAYMRSYSPYENVPDDASHYPRILAVTSLHDTRVLYVEPAKWVARLRAAGAPALLKIEMSAGHGGVSGRYARWEEIAFEHAWTLDVLGLAATEED
- a CDS encoding branched-chain amino acid ABC transporter permease; amino-acid sequence: MTADRPTTASRLRHLLAAATLALLPALLAAPPATASTEAGCEPDDTTACVTVMVLTEDNDRVGDVAVTVAGGDFSADLTTSDEPVAVAVPEVGRYTVTLDPATLPAGQPLPEGAPAEVEVTAQTGGNARAVFRVGAGAAVEESPSEAATTAGSTDSTDTGAQEAGGEGVGAAPEGDASERAFSFAQVWQQIGSGLRFGLLLALASIGLNLIFGTTGLSNFAHGEQFALGAAVGFITINQMGMPIWLGAIVTIAACSLTGLAQDAGIWRPLRRRGVPVMQLMIVSIGLSITLQYVIQMMIGGGSERILSSNPRPLTLLGITLSTASWVSMAVALVCIVGIAWFLTRTRIGRATRAVSDNPALASATGIDPDKIVRIVWVMATGFAALAGLMWGISFGSFNWQLGVQLLLLMFAAVTLGGLGTAFGALVGSILIGLVVELSNLVIPSDLRYASALVILILVLLFRPQGILGRRERIG